One genomic window of Salmo salar chromosome ssa12, Ssal_v3.1, whole genome shotgun sequence includes the following:
- the LOC106564958 gene encoding keratin, type I cytoskeletal 13, producing MSYYSYKSSSGGGPMNFSGGSNIMSSRVGYVSSAPKAFSVYGGGSGGGTRISSSSVRSVSSGYGGGAGFGGGYGSGGGGYGSGGGGGFNLSSALDGGAIHLNEKATMQNLNDRLSTYLDKVRSLEEANSKLEIQIREYYEKKGPAAERDYSKYWAIINDLKDKINDATCNNANILLQIDNSKLAADDFQTKFEHELMMRQSVEADIANLRRLLDQTTLTKADLEMQIEGLQDELAYLKKNHIEELAAMRAQLTGTVNVEVDAAPQQDMSRMMEEIRTQYEGIIDKHRRDQEAWFTDKSANLSKEVATSTEIIQTTKTEINDLRRTMQGLEIELQSQLSMKAALENTLRETDGRYSAMLSGYQNQIDMLEQELNRVRQSIETQGHDYKMLLDIKSRLEQEIATYRGLLEGEESRTVGSGGSKTTVTTSTVRSSS from the exons ATGTCTTACTACTCATACAAGAGCTCCAGCGGCGGCGGCCCCATGAACTTCTCCGGGGGCTCCAACATCATGTCAAGCCGGGTCGGCTACGTGTCCAGCGCCCCCAAGGCCTTCAGCGTGTATGGAGGTGGTTCCGGCGGTGGCACCCGAATCTCCTCTTCCTCCGTCCGCTCAGTCTCCTCCGGGTACGGCGGCGGGGCCGGCTTCGGTGGCGGCTATGGATCTGGTGGTGGCGGCTATGGATCCGGCGGGGGTGGTGGCTTCAACCTGTCCAGCGCCCTGGACGGCGGCGCCATCCACCTGAACGAGAAGGCCACCATGCAGAACCTGAACGACCGCCTGTCCACCTACCTGGATAAGGTGCGCTCGCTGGAGGAGGCCAACTCCAAGTTGGAGATTCAGATCAGAGAGTATTATGAGAAGAAAGGGCCTGCCGCCGAGAGGGACTACAGCAAATACTGGGCCATCATCAACGACCTGAAGGACAAG ATCAACGATGCCACATGCAACAACGCCAACATCCTGCTGCAGATTGACAACTCTAAACTGGCTGCTGATGACTTCCAGACCAA GTTCGAGCATGAGCTGATGATGCGCCAGTCAGTGGAGGCTGACATCGCCAACCTGCGTCGCCTGCTGGACCAGACCACTCTGACCAAGGCCGACCTGGAGATGCAGATCGAAGGTCTACAGGATGAGCTGGCCTACCTCAAGAAGAACCACATAGAG GAGCTGGCAGCCATGCGTGCTCAACTCACCGGCACAGTGAACGTGGAGGTGGACGCAGCGCCCCAGCAGGACATGTCCAGGATGATGGAGGAGATCCGCACCCAGTACGAGGGCATCATCGACAAACACCGTCGCGACCAGGAGGCATGGTTCACTGACAAG TCAGCCAACCTGTCCAAGGAGGTGGCCACCAGCACAGAGATCATCCAGACCACCAAGACGGAGATCAACGACCTGAGACGCACCATGCAGGGCCTGGAGATCGAGCTGCAGTCACAGCTCAGCATG aaagcagctcttgagaacacactgagagagacagatggcCGCTACAGCGCCATGCTCTCGGGCTACCAGAACCAGATCGACATGCTGGAACAGGAGCTAAACAGGGTGCGCCAGAGCATCGAGACGCAGGGCCACGATTACAAGATGCTGCTGGACATCAAGTCCCGTCTGGAGCAGGAGATCGCCACCTACAGGGGCCTCCTGGAAGGGGAGGAGTCCAG AACTGTTGGCTCAG GGGGATCGAAAACCACAGTTACAACCTCCACAGTGCGCTCTTCCAGCTAG